A single window of Rhizobium indicum DNA harbors:
- a CDS encoding HD-GYP domain-containing protein: protein MLKRIEARQVRNGMFVEAIEGAWQDPHLSKRRFLLRREVDALKLRKSGIEGVVINTSRGLDIDGLPGGNVEIDTKAARETIQKSVQVLESVFGRLQHGDGISVDQVAPVISSVSKSMDDNPTVFLSVTRLKSKDEVTFLHSLSVSALMILFGRHLGLDEATVQTLGTAGLLHDVGKLEIPLEILNKEGRLDEDEIKMIRDHPEKGHAILSRQEGMPEIVLDVCLNHHERIDGKGYPRRLSEAQVSFHARLAAICDVYDAMTSVRPYKAPWSASQALKWMFGNEGQFDRRLLKKFALCLSVAAVT from the coding sequence ATGCTCAAGCGTATCGAAGCCAGACAGGTGCGCAACGGAATGTTTGTGGAGGCGATCGAGGGTGCATGGCAGGACCCCCATCTGTCCAAGCGAAGATTTCTGCTACGCCGTGAAGTCGATGCCCTGAAGCTTCGCAAGAGCGGCATTGAAGGTGTTGTTATCAACACCAGCAGAGGCCTCGACATCGACGGTCTGCCGGGCGGCAATGTCGAGATCGACACCAAGGCGGCACGCGAGACCATCCAGAAATCCGTGCAGGTCCTGGAAAGCGTTTTCGGCCGGCTCCAGCATGGCGATGGGATCAGCGTCGATCAGGTGGCGCCGGTGATTTCCTCGGTCTCCAAGTCGATGGATGACAATCCCACTGTCTTTCTGAGCGTTACGCGTCTGAAATCCAAGGACGAAGTGACGTTTCTGCATTCCCTTTCGGTGAGTGCGCTGATGATCCTTTTCGGCCGTCACCTCGGACTTGACGAGGCTACCGTGCAGACGCTCGGCACGGCAGGATTGCTGCACGACGTCGGCAAGCTCGAAATTCCGCTTGAGATACTCAACAAGGAAGGGCGCCTGGACGAGGACGAGATCAAGATGATCCGCGATCATCCGGAAAAGGGGCACGCAATCCTGTCACGCCAGGAAGGCATGCCGGAGATCGTTCTCGACGTCTGCCTCAACCATCATGAGCGTATCGACGGCAAGGGCTATCCCCGCAGGCTTTCCGAGGCGCAGGTCAGCTTCCATGCGCGTCTTGCTGCGATTTGCGATGTCTATGACGCCATGACCTCCGTGCGGCCGTACAAGGCGCCATGGAGCGCGAGCCAAGCACTGAAATGGATGTTTGGCAACGAAGGGCAATTCGATCGCCGGCTGCTGAAGAAATTCGCCCTCTGCCTTTCCGTCGCCGCCGTGACCTGA
- a CDS encoding aspartate aminotransferase family protein — MSNRLNAPNDLRAFWMPFTANRQFKKEPRLFVGAKDMYYTTHDGRQVLDGTAGLWCVNAGHCRPKITEAIREQAGELDYAPAFQLGHPKAFELANRLVDIAPEGLNHVLYTNSGSESVETALKVALAYHRVKGNGSRFRLIGRERGYHGVNFGGISVGGIVTNRKMFGTLLTGVDHMPHTHQPGKNNFTRGEPEHGGDIATELERIVTLHDASTVAAVIVEPVAGSTGVLIPPKGYLQKLREICTKHGILLIFDEVITGFGRLGAPFAAQYYDVKPDMITAAKGLTNGVIPMGAVFVTSEIHDAFMNGPEHMIEFFHGYTYSGNPIASAAALATLDTYKEEGLLTRAAELSDYWADALHSLKDCPNVIDIRNTGLIGAIELDPIAGEPTKRAFTAFLKAYESGLLIRTTGDIIALSPPLIIEKHHIDELFGKLRTILQNNI, encoded by the coding sequence ATGTCCAATCGCCTCAATGCACCGAACGATCTTCGCGCCTTCTGGATGCCGTTTACGGCAAATCGCCAGTTCAAGAAGGAGCCGCGTTTGTTCGTCGGCGCCAAGGACATGTACTATACGACCCATGACGGCCGTCAGGTGCTGGACGGCACGGCTGGCCTCTGGTGCGTCAATGCCGGCCACTGCCGCCCGAAGATCACCGAGGCGATCCGCGAGCAGGCCGGCGAACTCGACTACGCGCCGGCCTTCCAGCTCGGCCATCCCAAGGCCTTCGAACTGGCAAACCGCCTGGTCGACATTGCCCCGGAAGGCCTGAACCACGTTCTCTACACCAATTCCGGTTCCGAATCCGTGGAGACCGCGCTCAAGGTGGCTCTCGCCTATCACCGTGTGAAGGGCAATGGATCACGCTTCCGCCTGATCGGACGGGAGCGCGGCTATCACGGCGTCAATTTCGGCGGCATCTCCGTCGGCGGCATCGTCACCAACCGCAAGATGTTCGGCACGCTTTTGACCGGCGTCGATCACATGCCGCACACCCACCAGCCCGGCAAGAACAACTTCACCCGCGGCGAGCCCGAGCATGGCGGCGACATCGCTACCGAACTCGAGCGCATCGTCACCCTGCATGACGCCTCCACCGTCGCCGCCGTCATCGTCGAGCCGGTGGCCGGCTCCACCGGCGTCCTGATCCCACCGAAGGGCTACCTGCAGAAGCTGCGCGAGATCTGCACCAAACACGGCATCCTTCTGATCTTCGACGAGGTCATCACCGGCTTCGGCCGCCTCGGCGCCCCGTTTGCCGCGCAATATTACGACGTCAAGCCTGACATGATCACCGCCGCCAAGGGACTGACCAACGGCGTCATTCCGATGGGCGCCGTCTTCGTCACCTCCGAGATCCATGATGCCTTCATGAACGGCCCGGAACACATGATCGAGTTCTTCCACGGCTACACCTATTCCGGCAACCCGATCGCCTCCGCCGCCGCACTCGCCACGCTCGACACTTACAAGGAAGAGGGGCTGCTGACACGCGCCGCCGAGCTTTCCGATTATTGGGCCGACGCGCTGCATTCGCTGAAGGACTGCCCCAATGTCATCGACATCAGGAACACCGGCCTGATCGGCGCGATCGAACTCGACCCGATCGCCGGCGAGCCGACCAAGCGCGCCTTCACCGCTTTCCTGAAAGCCTATGAAAGCGGCCTGCTGATCCGCACCACCGGCGATATCATCGCACTCTCCCCACCGCTGATCATCGAGAAGCACCACATCGACGAGCTCTTCGGCAAGCTGCGGACCATCCTACAGAACAACATCTGA
- a CDS encoding PhoX family protein: MSDRQKTRARPTRRHAFAPSYGAILEEGVRRRSVLKGFLAAIGAAALSPALGTAHAEAAGSSLTFPELKRVRDTADHWPEGYERQILARWGDALFADSPEFDIATLDGKAAERQFGYNNDFTQFLPLPWGEKSSDHGLMVVSHEYATPFLMFPGLTDENYREKLTDNQIRAIMAALGVSIFEVKKTDGKWAIVKDGKYNRRVHMSTEIGISGPAAGDDRLKTKADPTGTVVFGTISNCNGGITPWGTMLSGEEGAMDVFSGDYKKLPNQELVERQGWDEDENDIYSVSRIEPRFKFEEEPNEWMRFDWVVEIDPFDPSAKPVKRTSLGRMTHEGAQCCVAPDGRVVVFMGDDDDFEYIYRFVTRDPWNPNDRAANKDLLDHGTLDVAKFESDGTMRWIPLIAGEGPLSAEAGFKSQADVVLATRAAADLVGATPMDAPEGFIPHLGTGKLYVAMTENEDRLPKVEGGDEKEMVNIANPRGPNPHGHLLELAAPGGPEKPDYAADSFKWDVFILCGDPAKAEDQAMFHPATTSAGWFTDPDNLAVDPVGRLWVTTDGPPPEGIADSVYVMDTEGPGRALPKLFYIAPVGSEACSPTFTPDGSSVFLSVQHPGELRMADNEDATSMEDAGTNWPDFKSGMPARPSLVVLSRINNDVVGS, translated from the coding sequence ATGTCTGACCGCCAGAAGACAAGGGCGCGCCCCACGCGGCGCCATGCATTCGCGCCAAGTTATGGCGCCATTCTCGAAGAGGGCGTTCGCCGCCGCAGCGTGCTCAAGGGCTTTCTCGCAGCGATAGGCGCTGCGGCACTTTCGCCGGCGCTCGGCACCGCGCATGCCGAGGCTGCCGGCTCCAGCCTGACATTTCCGGAACTCAAGCGCGTGCGCGATACCGCCGACCACTGGCCGGAGGGTTATGAGCGCCAGATCCTGGCGCGCTGGGGTGATGCACTGTTTGCCGACAGCCCGGAATTCGATATCGCGACGCTTGATGGTAAGGCGGCCGAGCGACAGTTCGGCTACAACAACGACTTCACGCAGTTTCTGCCGCTGCCCTGGGGCGAGAAGAGCTCCGACCATGGGCTGATGGTCGTCAGCCATGAATATGCAACGCCTTTCCTGATGTTTCCCGGACTGACCGACGAAAACTATCGCGAGAAGCTGACGGACAATCAGATCCGCGCCATCATGGCCGCCCTCGGCGTCTCGATCTTCGAAGTGAAGAAGACGGACGGCAAATGGGCGATCGTCAAGGACGGCAAATACAATCGCCGCGTTCACATGAGCACCGAAATCGGCATCTCCGGTCCCGCCGCCGGCGACGACCGTCTGAAGACCAAGGCCGATCCGACCGGCACGGTCGTCTTCGGCACGATCTCGAACTGCAATGGCGGCATCACGCCCTGGGGCACGATGCTTTCGGGCGAGGAAGGCGCGATGGACGTCTTTTCCGGCGACTACAAGAAATTGCCGAACCAGGAACTGGTCGAGCGTCAGGGCTGGGACGAGGACGAAAACGACATCTATTCCGTCAGCCGCATCGAGCCGCGCTTCAAGTTCGAGGAAGAGCCGAACGAATGGATGCGTTTCGACTGGGTAGTCGAGATCGATCCGTTCGATCCCTCCGCAAAGCCGGTCAAGCGCACCTCGCTCGGCCGCATGACGCATGAGGGCGCGCAGTGTTGCGTCGCCCCTGACGGCCGCGTGGTGGTCTTCATGGGCGATGACGACGACTTCGAATATATCTACCGCTTTGTCACCCGCGATCCCTGGAACCCGAACGACCGCGCCGCCAACAAGGACCTGCTCGACCACGGCACGCTTGATGTCGCCAAGTTCGAAAGCGACGGCACGATGCGCTGGATCCCGCTCATTGCCGGCGAGGGGCCCTTGAGCGCGGAAGCCGGCTTCAAGAGCCAGGCCGACGTCGTGCTGGCGACGCGCGCCGCCGCCGATCTCGTCGGCGCCACGCCGATGGACGCGCCGGAAGGCTTCATCCCGCATCTCGGCACCGGCAAGCTTTACGTCGCCATGACGGAGAACGAGGACCGGCTGCCGAAGGTCGAGGGCGGCGACGAGAAGGAGATGGTCAACATCGCCAATCCGCGCGGCCCCAACCCGCACGGTCACCTGCTGGAACTCGCAGCACCTGGCGGTCCCGAAAAGCCGGATTATGCAGCTGACAGCTTCAAATGGGATGTCTTCATCCTCTGCGGCGATCCTGCCAAGGCTGAGGATCAGGCGATGTTCCATCCGGCCACGACCTCGGCCGGCTGGTTCACAGACCCCGACAATCTCGCCGTCGATCCGGTCGGGCGCCTCTGGGTCACCACCGACGGCCCGCCGCCAGAAGGCATTGCCGATTCCGTCTATGTGATGGATACCGAAGGCCCGGGCCGTGCGTTGCCGAAACTGTTCTATATTGCGCCCGTCGGTTCGGAAGCCTGTTCGCCGACCTTCACCCCGGACGGCAGCAGCGTCTTCCTCTCGGTCCAGCATCCGGGAGAATTGCGGATGGCCGACAACGAGGATGCGACTTCGATGGAGGATGCAGGCACCAACTGGCCGGACTTCAAGTCCGGCATGCCTGCCCGTCCGTCGCTGGTGGTGCTGAGCCGCATCAACAACGACGTGGTCGGCAGTTAA
- a CDS encoding ArsR/SmtB family transcription factor, translating to METSDLADHTNVAAALLSAMANPKRLLILCSLVKGEVAVGVLATQVGLSQSALSQHLSKLRAQKLVKTRRDAQTIYYSSTSEPVMKILATLEDIYLVQNRNRSAA from the coding sequence ATGGAAACCTCTGATTTGGCCGATCACACGAACGTGGCGGCAGCTTTATTGTCGGCCATGGCAAACCCGAAGAGATTGCTGATCCTGTGTAGCCTCGTGAAGGGCGAAGTGGCCGTCGGCGTGCTTGCGACGCAGGTCGGGCTTAGCCAGTCGGCTCTCTCTCAGCACCTGTCGAAACTGCGCGCCCAAAAGCTGGTCAAGACCCGCCGGGACGCACAAACCATCTATTATTCGAGCACCTCCGAGCCGGTCATGAAGATCCTGGCAACGCTCGAAGACATCTACCTCGTGCAAAACCGGAATAGATCCGCCGCTTAA
- a CDS encoding HugZ family protein, whose translation MKDQPSPLRETDDDARKLARVLLRSARHAAIAVLDPETGFPFASRVLIATDIDGTPVILVSQLSAHTRALAKDLRASLLTGEPGKGDPLAYPRLTTQCVAEPVERGNAFYERIRTRFLARHTKAKLYIDFPDFLFFRLKPEKASLNGGFGRAYQLDGNDLIIQSAANEEIAAGATEAVRDLVERHPDVEESLAIRLEAPKSGSWRICGIDPSGFDMISSDFLLRYEFETLAVDVDHICSNISKIAYSIP comes from the coding sequence ATGAAAGATCAGCCTTCCCCCTTACGCGAAACAGACGACGATGCCCGCAAGCTCGCCCGCGTACTGCTGCGCTCCGCACGGCACGCGGCGATTGCCGTTCTCGACCCCGAGACCGGCTTTCCCTTCGCCAGCCGCGTGCTGATTGCCACTGATATCGACGGCACGCCGGTCATCCTGGTTTCGCAGCTGTCGGCCCATACCAGGGCGCTCGCCAAAGACCTGCGCGCCTCGCTCCTGACCGGCGAGCCCGGCAAAGGCGATCCCCTCGCCTATCCTCGTCTCACGACCCAGTGCGTGGCAGAACCTGTCGAGCGCGGCAATGCATTCTACGAGCGTATCCGCACGCGTTTTCTCGCTCGCCACACCAAGGCGAAGCTTTATATCGACTTTCCTGATTTCCTGTTCTTCCGACTCAAGCCGGAAAAGGCCAGCCTCAATGGCGGCTTCGGCCGCGCCTACCAACTCGATGGGAACGATCTCATAATCCAGTCGGCCGCGAATGAGGAGATTGCCGCCGGGGCAACAGAAGCAGTGCGAGATTTAGTAGAACGTCACCCCGATGTGGAGGAAAGCCTCGCTATCAGGCTAGAGGCGCCGAAATCGGGTTCTTGGCGCATTTGTGGTATCGATCCCTCAGGTTTCGACATGATTTCCAGCGATTTTCTGCTGCGATACGAGTTCGAAACCCTCGCTGTGGATGTCGATCACATTTGTTCAAACATATCTAAAATAGCATACTCGATACCTTAA
- the choV gene encoding choline ABC transporter ATP-binding protein, whose protein sequence is MTAVSFNNVSIVFGDRPETALAMVDQGKTRDEIGAATGLVLGVANASLTIEEGEILVLMGLSGSGKSTLLRAVNGLAPVVRGDVAVSAATGPVNPYRCNAKALRELRTHTVSMVFQQFALLPWRTVADNVGFGLELAGMPEAERKLRVGEQLELVNLTKWADRKVNELSGGMQQRVGLARAFATGAPILLMDEPFSALDPLIRTRLQDELLEFQRRLKKTILFVSHDLDEAFRIGNRIAIMESGRIIQCGTPHDIVKNPADQYVADFVQNLNPINMLTAADVMQPGLGQTAAGMSVSATARAATPLIDILDALARQPGSIGIVENGAIVGTISAQDIVAGLTRHRRKQEA, encoded by the coding sequence ATGACCGCGGTAAGCTTTAACAATGTCAGCATCGTCTTCGGCGATCGGCCGGAAACCGCGCTTGCCATGGTCGACCAGGGCAAAACGCGCGACGAGATCGGTGCCGCCACCGGTCTGGTGCTCGGTGTGGCCAACGCCTCGCTGACGATCGAGGAAGGCGAGATCCTGGTGCTGATGGGGCTTTCCGGCTCCGGCAAGTCGACGCTGCTGCGCGCCGTCAACGGGCTCGCTCCCGTGGTGCGTGGCGATGTTGCGGTCTCGGCGGCCACTGGCCCCGTCAACCCCTACAGATGCAATGCCAAGGCGCTACGCGAGCTGCGCACCCACACCGTCTCCATGGTGTTCCAGCAATTCGCCCTCCTGCCCTGGCGCACCGTCGCCGACAATGTCGGCTTCGGTCTCGAGCTCGCCGGCATGCCGGAAGCCGAACGCAAGCTCCGGGTCGGCGAGCAGCTCGAACTCGTCAACCTGACGAAATGGGCCGATCGCAAGGTCAACGAGCTTTCCGGCGGCATGCAGCAGCGTGTCGGGCTCGCCCGCGCCTTTGCCACCGGCGCCCCGATCCTGCTCATGGACGAGCCTTTCTCGGCGCTCGACCCCCTGATCCGCACCCGCCTGCAGGATGAACTCCTGGAATTCCAGCGGCGGCTGAAGAAGACCATCCTCTTCGTCAGCCACGATCTCGACGAGGCCTTCCGCATCGGCAATCGCATCGCCATCATGGAGAGCGGCCGCATCATCCAGTGCGGGACGCCGCACGATATCGTCAAGAACCCCGCCGACCAGTATGTCGCCGATTTCGTGCAGAACCTCAATCCGATCAACATGCTGACGGCGGCCGACGTCATGCAGCCTGGCCTCGGCCAGACTGCCGCCGGCATGAGCGTCAGCGCCACTGCCCGCGCCGCGACCCCGCTCATCGATATCCTCGATGCCCTTGCCCGCCAGCCGGGCAGTATCGGCATCGTCGAGAACGGCGCGATCGTCGGCACCATCTCGGCTCAGGATATCGTTGCCGGCCTCACCCGCCATCGCCGCAAGCAGGAAGCTTGA
- the choW gene encoding choline ABC transporter permease subunit, translating into MNWITEFKIPVGPWAKSFVDWLTSNGEWFFNQIAFLLSSAIDGLLFVLQKPHPLIVIAAITAIAFWLRRSIAVAIFTCLGLLLIVNQDYWKETTETLALVLAATFVCMVIGIPLGIAAARRPWVYAAMRPVLDLMQTIPTFVYLIPALILFGLGMVPGLIATVIFAIPAPIRLTRLGIISTPPSLVEAAVAFGATPLQVLRKIELPFATPQIMAGLTQTIMLSLSMVVIAALVGAPGLGVPVVRALNTVNIAKGFEAGFCIVILAIILDRMFRTTGEGGAA; encoded by the coding sequence TTGAATTGGATCACCGAATTTAAGATTCCCGTTGGCCCCTGGGCCAAATCCTTCGTGGATTGGCTGACCTCGAACGGCGAATGGTTCTTCAACCAGATCGCCTTCCTGCTGTCGAGCGCCATAGACGGCCTGCTCTTCGTGCTGCAGAAGCCTCATCCGCTGATCGTCATCGCGGCCATCACCGCCATCGCCTTTTGGCTGCGCCGGTCGATCGCGGTCGCCATCTTCACCTGTCTCGGGCTGCTGCTGATCGTCAACCAGGACTATTGGAAGGAAACGACGGAGACGCTCGCCCTCGTGCTCGCCGCCACCTTCGTCTGTATGGTGATCGGTATTCCGCTCGGCATTGCCGCCGCCCGCCGCCCTTGGGTCTATGCTGCCATGCGCCCGGTGCTCGATCTCATGCAGACCATACCGACATTCGTCTATCTGATCCCTGCGCTCATCCTGTTCGGCCTCGGCATGGTGCCGGGCCTGATCGCGACCGTCATCTTCGCAATCCCCGCCCCGATCCGGCTGACGCGCCTCGGCATCATCTCGACGCCGCCGTCCCTCGTCGAAGCCGCCGTCGCTTTCGGCGCGACGCCGTTACAGGTGCTGCGCAAGATCGAGCTTCCCTTTGCCACGCCGCAGATCATGGCGGGTCTTACCCAGACCATCATGCTGTCGCTGTCGATGGTCGTCATCGCCGCCCTTGTCGGCGCTCCCGGGCTTGGCGTGCCCGTCGTCCGTGCGCTGAACACCGTCAATATCGCCAAGGGCTTCGAGGCGGGCTTCTGCATCGTCATCTTGGCAATCATTCTCGACCGGATGTTCCGCACCACGGGCGAAGGAGGCGCTGCATGA
- a CDS encoding choline ABC transporter substrate-binding protein, which yields MKTTSTFKLVTATAVAALSVATAAFATDPDSCATVRFADVGWTDITATTATASVILKSIGYETDVKVLSVPVTYTSLKNKDIDIFLGNWMPTQEKDVRPYIDDKSVESFGPNLVGAKYTLATNAKGAELGIKDFKDIAAHKDDLDGKIYGIEPGNDGNRLVMDMIEKNEFGLKDLEVVESSEQGMLAQVARADKAGKPVVFLGWEPHPMNTNFKLTYLTGGDNVFGPDFGGAKVFTNVRAGYLEECPNVGMMLKNLTFSLDMENQIMGKILNDGKEPEAAASEWLKANPAALEPWLAGVKTRDGKGEALAAAKTGLGL from the coding sequence ATGAAAACAACAAGCACGTTCAAACTCGTTACCGCAACTGCCGTCGCCGCCCTCTCCGTTGCGACCGCCGCCTTCGCCACAGACCCTGACAGCTGCGCCACCGTCCGCTTCGCGGACGTCGGCTGGACGGATATCACCGCCACCACCGCCACCGCATCCGTGATCCTCAAGAGCATCGGCTATGAGACCGACGTCAAGGTTCTCTCGGTGCCGGTCACCTACACGTCGCTGAAGAACAAGGACATCGACATCTTCCTCGGCAACTGGATGCCGACGCAGGAAAAGGACGTCCGTCCCTATATCGACGATAAGTCGGTCGAATCCTTCGGCCCCAACCTCGTCGGCGCCAAGTACACGCTCGCCACCAATGCCAAAGGCGCCGAGCTCGGCATCAAGGACTTCAAGGACATTGCCGCCCACAAGGACGATCTCGACGGCAAGATCTACGGCATCGAGCCTGGCAATGATGGCAACCGCCTCGTCATGGACATGATCGAGAAGAACGAGTTCGGCCTCAAGGATCTGGAAGTCGTCGAGTCCTCAGAACAGGGCATGCTCGCCCAGGTCGCCCGTGCCGACAAAGCGGGCAAGCCCGTTGTCTTCCTCGGCTGGGAACCCCATCCGATGAACACCAACTTCAAGCTGACCTACCTCACAGGCGGCGACAACGTCTTCGGCCCTGACTTCGGCGGCGCCAAGGTCTTCACCAATGTCCGTGCCGGTTATCTCGAAGAATGCCCGAATGTCGGCATGATGTTGAAGAACCTGACGTTCTCCCTCGACATGGAGAACCAGATCATGGGCAAGATCCTCAACGACGGCAAGGAACCGGAAGCTGCGGCTTCCGAATGGCTGAAGGCCAACCCCGCAGCACTCGAGCCCTGGCTCGCGGGCGTCAAGACCCGCGACGGCAAGGGCGAAGCTCTCGCGGCCGCCAAGACCGGCCTCGGCCTCTGA